One stretch of Schlesneria sp. DSM 10557 DNA includes these proteins:
- a CDS encoding ABC transporter ATP-binding protein, whose translation MASGFASTASAGRSSWLSERPARAAQRPQTREHVQSTVVAESGINLAAVVHLRKSYGDHVAVHDVSFSLHSGEVLGLLGPNGAGKSTTMMMLAGLLTPTSGEVLLDGQRFDGRNHELRRMLGVVPQEYAIYQELNAVDNLMFFGKLYGLSGPALKSRCDEVLEQVGLTESALRPSRTYSGGMKRRLNFGVALIHRPSVLILDEPTVGVDPQSRSHLLDCVRQQAADGVGIIYASHYMEEVQSICSRVAIIDHGRVLANDTIPNLLGGTASDLHLYVDRTQGITCELGGLAELGTGSDGNPAVIIPGESTLMTNPSDACSLRYGLNLTAKEPTRVPVELSWRLQMVLHKLGNLGVRVLRVETQQSNLERLFLQLTGNRLRD comes from the coding sequence ATGGCATCAGGATTCGCCTCTACAGCATCGGCGGGCCGATCGAGTTGGTTGTCTGAACGACCTGCTCGTGCCGCCCAGCGTCCACAGACACGCGAGCACGTTCAGAGCACCGTGGTGGCAGAGTCGGGAATCAACCTGGCTGCCGTCGTTCATCTGCGTAAGAGCTACGGTGATCATGTCGCCGTGCACGATGTCAGCTTTTCGCTGCACAGTGGAGAAGTGTTGGGGCTTCTCGGACCCAACGGTGCTGGAAAAAGTACGACCATGATGATGCTGGCCGGGCTGTTGACGCCGACGAGTGGAGAAGTGCTGCTGGATGGACAGCGGTTTGATGGGCGGAACCATGAACTGCGACGGATGCTGGGGGTTGTGCCGCAAGAGTACGCGATCTACCAGGAACTGAACGCCGTCGACAATCTGATGTTCTTTGGCAAGCTTTACGGGCTCAGTGGACCTGCTCTCAAGTCCCGCTGCGACGAGGTGCTCGAACAGGTCGGCCTGACGGAAAGTGCCCTGCGTCCCTCCCGCACATACTCTGGCGGAATGAAGCGGCGTCTGAATTTCGGCGTCGCCCTGATCCACCGGCCCTCGGTCCTGATTCTCGATGAACCCACCGTGGGTGTGGATCCGCAGTCGCGGTCTCACTTGCTGGACTGTGTCCGACAGCAGGCCGCGGACGGGGTCGGGATCATCTACGCCAGCCATTACATGGAAGAGGTTCAGTCGATTTGCAGCCGTGTTGCCATCATTGACCATGGACGCGTCCTGGCCAATGATACGATTCCGAATCTGCTGGGGGGGACTGCATCTGATCTGCATCTATACGTTGATCGTACCCAGGGGATTACCTGTGAACTCGGTGGCCTGGCTGAACTGGGGACAGGAAGCGACGGAAATCCGGCTGTCATCATTCCAGGCGAGTCGACATTGATGACGAATCCCTCAGACGCATGTTCATTAAGATACGGACTGAACCTGACCGCGAAGGAACCGACTCGCGTTCCCGTCGAACTGTCATGGAGACTGCAGATGGTTCTTCACAAGCTGGGCAATCTGGGGGTTCGAGTGCTGCGTGTAGAAACGCAGCAATCCAATCTGGAGCGACTGTTCCTTCAACTGACGGGCAACCGATTGCGCGACTGA
- a CDS encoding cytochrome b N-terminal domain-containing protein, whose translation MSVGDYIRGSQIWKSIFRHPAPVDRRNRIVVMLTNFFLHLHPVSIKQQGIALSYTWCMGGITFFLFLVEAITGVLLMFYYRPTLEHAFNDILALRDVTTLGIMREVHRWAAHSMVITVWLHMYRVFLTGSYKPPREFNWVIGVLLLVLTLLLSFTGYLLPWDQLAIWAITVGSNMARATPFLGYEGPGAQLLNIGGYDLITNGSDARFLLLGSRFVGEATLNRFYILHCVAIPLVVSLLIAIHFWRVRKDGGISQPL comes from the coding sequence ATGTCAGTTGGTGACTATATTCGCGGTTCGCAGATCTGGAAGAGTATCTTTCGGCACCCTGCCCCGGTTGATCGCCGCAATCGAATCGTGGTGATGCTGACCAACTTCTTCCTGCATCTGCATCCGGTTTCGATTAAGCAGCAGGGAATCGCCCTCTCATATACCTGGTGTATGGGAGGGATTACGTTTTTCCTGTTCCTGGTGGAAGCGATCACCGGTGTTCTGCTGATGTTCTATTACCGTCCCACGCTGGAACACGCTTTCAACGATATCCTGGCCCTCCGGGACGTCACGACGCTGGGGATCATGCGAGAAGTCCACCGCTGGGCTGCACACTCGATGGTGATCACCGTCTGGTTGCACATGTACCGTGTTTTCCTGACCGGGAGTTATAAGCCACCGCGGGAATTCAACTGGGTGATTGGCGTGCTGCTGCTGGTGCTGACCCTGCTGCTGTCATTCACGGGGTATCTGCTGCCCTGGGATCAGCTTGCGATCTGGGCAATCACCGTCGGTTCGAATATGGCGCGTGCGACTCCTTTCCTGGGGTATGAAGGTCCTGGGGCGCAATTGCTCAACATTGGCGGGTATGACCTGATCACCAACGGCAGCGACGCCCGCTTCCTGTTGCTGGGAAGTCGATTCGTGGGGGAAGCAACGCTGAACCGGTTCTACATTCTGCATTGTGTGGCCATTCCTTTGGTGGTCTCACTGTTGATTGCGATTCACTTCTGGCGAGTTCGAAAAGACGGTGGGATCAGTCAACCTCTTTGA
- the recJ gene encoding single-stranded-DNA-specific exonuclease RecJ: MHRIWRVAPHDRGYVKNLSATLKITPLVAQVLVARGHHLPESAEAYLAKKLTTLHDPETLPGVSQAADRIVAAIQSGRRITIYGDYDVDGVTSTSLLWHCLQLNGAKVDYYIPSRLEEGYGLNCEAIRQLSAEDPSRLLVTVDCGISSTAEAELARELGLELIITDHHTIGAKLPCADILVHPRLPGDHPPYAFGELCGVGVAFKLAWAICARLGDGKKATPRMREFLLSAVGLAAIGTIADVVPLVDENRVIVHFGLASLLERSNPGLKELLRIARVSDKDSLQAEDIAFAVGPRINAAGRLGQARLAVELLTTPDKERAVALAAYLDGLNKDRQAVERKILKQAKQLVEENAEWAEHRALVLAHAEWHPGVIGIVATRVAEHFQRPTIMIALDKANGAAQGSGRSFAGFNLHAGLTACQTLLETYGGHQAAAGLKIRPTEIEAFRVAFVEFVAANHTVMPGSAELAIDAEVLLSDITLRSVLDIQKLGPFGAANPRPIFVASNVELVSPPKKMGEGERHLSIFVRQFGQRMRGVAFGKADWADEMASHDGPIAICFQPVINRFQGRESVEFHLIDWHPEEPLSGTPSSQLASSALQ; encoded by the coding sequence ATGCATCGAATTTGGCGAGTTGCTCCCCATGACCGGGGGTATGTGAAGAATCTCAGCGCGACTCTGAAGATTACTCCACTCGTCGCACAAGTCCTGGTTGCACGCGGGCATCATCTGCCGGAATCTGCAGAGGCGTATCTGGCAAAAAAACTGACGACGCTGCATGACCCTGAAACCCTGCCAGGTGTCAGCCAGGCCGCCGATCGGATTGTTGCCGCCATCCAGTCTGGTCGTCGGATTACCATCTACGGTGACTATGATGTCGACGGGGTGACGTCAACCAGTCTCTTGTGGCACTGTCTGCAACTGAACGGTGCCAAGGTCGATTACTACATTCCCAGTCGACTGGAAGAAGGGTACGGGCTGAACTGTGAAGCGATTCGTCAGCTTTCGGCGGAAGATCCGTCCCGTCTGCTGGTGACGGTCGACTGCGGAATTTCCAGTACGGCGGAAGCCGAGCTGGCGCGAGAGCTTGGTCTGGAGCTGATTATCACCGACCATCACACGATCGGTGCGAAGTTGCCATGTGCCGACATACTGGTGCACCCACGTCTTCCGGGTGATCATCCCCCCTACGCTTTCGGTGAGCTATGCGGGGTGGGCGTGGCCTTCAAGCTGGCATGGGCAATCTGTGCACGGCTGGGCGACGGGAAAAAAGCGACCCCACGAATGCGGGAATTCCTGTTGAGCGCTGTCGGGCTGGCAGCCATTGGAACGATTGCGGACGTCGTTCCCCTGGTCGATGAAAATCGTGTCATTGTCCACTTCGGTCTGGCGAGTCTCCTGGAACGGTCGAATCCGGGGTTGAAGGAACTCCTGCGGATCGCGCGCGTCTCGGACAAGGACTCTCTACAGGCAGAAGATATTGCCTTCGCCGTCGGTCCTCGCATCAACGCTGCAGGTCGATTGGGGCAGGCACGCCTCGCTGTGGAACTTTTGACGACGCCTGACAAAGAACGCGCTGTTGCTCTGGCGGCTTATCTGGATGGTTTGAACAAAGACCGTCAGGCAGTCGAGCGAAAGATCCTCAAACAGGCCAAGCAACTGGTTGAGGAAAATGCTGAGTGGGCGGAGCATCGTGCGCTGGTGCTCGCTCACGCGGAATGGCACCCGGGCGTCATCGGAATCGTTGCCACGCGAGTTGCCGAACATTTCCAGCGACCAACGATCATGATTGCGCTGGATAAAGCCAATGGTGCTGCTCAGGGGTCAGGTCGCAGTTTCGCTGGTTTCAATTTGCACGCAGGGCTGACGGCCTGTCAGACGCTGCTGGAAACTTATGGAGGGCATCAGGCCGCTGCGGGTCTGAAGATTCGTCCGACAGAGATCGAAGCGTTTCGTGTCGCCTTCGTTGAATTTGTCGCCGCGAACCATACGGTGATGCCAGGGTCGGCAGAGCTGGCCATCGATGCGGAAGTCTTGCTCAGCGACATTACCCTGCGATCTGTTCTCGACATCCAAAAGCTGGGGCCATTCGGCGCGGCGAATCCTCGACCGATTTTTGTCGCTTCCAATGTGGAACTGGTCAGTCCCCCGAAAAAAATGGGGGAAGGAGAACGACACTTGTCGATCTTTGTCCGCCAGTTCGGGCAGCGGATGAGGGGAGTGGCGTTTGGAAAAGCAGACTGGGCCGATGAGATGGCGTCGCATGACGGCCCGATCGCGATTTGCTTCCAACCTGTCATCAACCGATTCCAGGGTCGAGAAAGCGTAGAGTTTCATCTGATCGACTGGCATCCTGAAGAGCCGCTTTCCGGCACGCCATCGTCTCAGTTGGCGAGCAGTGCTCTTCAGTGA
- a CDS encoding c-type cytochrome — protein sequence MPATEDYLRSPKTMHKVFFASAAALFAVTLWMMWADYNDEWRTFQRKAFSLQAEREKSRLQKIKNDPAFEENVKSLSERVTAAEESIKGHEQELKPLEKQAKDAKEKLDVHMRDLKVRRAERDVARANYNLGVRDNVPDLKKLEEKFAEIEADVQKREAEFVQLSYEANEAKAAVNALTAQRDAAVAAKKAAESEITLIDASLNKIEPQLSDWKGESTSFDGTLKNLKLKLMQLPIIDGFNGRERITQDWMPKLEIDLGGMSKVARFDRCRTCHAMIDSVNTGTEPAFPHGDGKDGTYAHPFASHPRLDLYLTSSSPHPLPRFGCTVCHEGQGSGTSFSNAAHTPNDPAVMSKWEHDHKWFDNHYWEHPMYPERFQESGCIKCHINVTELGVNDKFGASAPKVFKGYQLVKTYGCFGCHEISGFDGTRIVGPDLRLEPSTPEEAERIANDPLQVAGKMRKVGPSLRHSASKSDEGFVAYWTEEPRRFRPTTRMPQFFKLDNQHDEMAKTFTPVEIASVAHYLQSKSAPFETLSPAADYKPDAERGKNFFATKGCAVCHVHEEVPGVGATFGPELSKIHGKLKEGKTGFDWLYTWIREPERYHPRTKMPHLYLDAESTADGTIDPAADIAAFLLKLEGEPSSFKPTATYEAPAVDDAALDSLIRSMLSKMLTSTQITELLETGKFPLPVEKIKTDEIELVGNEGEFSADEWKQRKLAYVGRKTITKYGCYGCHDIPNFENGRPVGTALQDWGKKDRSRLAFEHIHEYLHHHGNPSLGVEFEAITAKTAQRLKLEKTEGVRVSNTKAGQSPAGDKLILDDVIVNFDGVAIHNPQQLQDRLSRTVVGSETTVTVLRNGEEKILHIIPDGSMLARVEEGIGRGKRGEFKVPAEADRELSAAFYYESLIHHGRPGFLWQKLRQPRSYDYKSIETKSSYDDRLRMPKFPLSEEEIDAIATFVVGLIAEPPAPEYLFNPGGAAGAKIRGEQLIEQYNCSGCHMLEMPKFRYGADVENLTPSDTSSEYPEAVQLLMQLRPPRNGLSGGSKTVTVDGEKKSLPLVDFHGLVASAPNPEDDPEDQEYVVELWETLKIAGKDFLPTYKFIFPAANLDAIEPARGGRYAEWLVDRLLETRQANERALAWQMSPPPLYKEGTKVQTPWLFNFLKNPGKIRHTTVLRMPRFNMSNDEAQSLANYFAAVDGTPYPYQLIAEREPAYLSQRNAEFHSSFPDKTNDYLSESWKMLNVPLCIKCHSVGGNQVKITDPAMDIRGPNLDFAADRLRPDWMMLWLYKPNWITPYTSMPVPYPPQQPGDKPRSPELFGGDGLKQTISLRDALINYHHLLEREGKAESQPAPESTTAGGGE from the coding sequence ATGCCGGCAACCGAAGATTATCTCCGCAGTCCGAAAACAATGCACAAGGTGTTTTTCGCAAGCGCCGCGGCTCTCTTTGCCGTCACCTTGTGGATGATGTGGGCGGACTATAACGACGAATGGCGTACGTTCCAGCGCAAGGCGTTTTCCCTGCAGGCGGAGCGGGAAAAATCCCGTTTGCAGAAGATCAAAAACGATCCTGCGTTTGAGGAGAATGTCAAGTCGTTGTCGGAACGTGTGACCGCAGCAGAGGAATCCATCAAGGGGCACGAGCAGGAACTCAAGCCTCTCGAGAAACAGGCGAAGGATGCCAAGGAAAAACTTGACGTTCATATGCGCGACCTCAAGGTCCGCCGTGCCGAGCGAGACGTGGCCCGCGCCAATTACAACCTCGGTGTTCGCGACAACGTCCCTGATTTAAAGAAGCTCGAAGAGAAGTTCGCTGAAATCGAAGCCGATGTGCAGAAACGAGAAGCGGAATTCGTCCAGCTCTCGTACGAAGCGAACGAAGCCAAAGCGGCAGTGAACGCGTTGACGGCGCAGCGCGATGCAGCGGTTGCTGCCAAGAAGGCAGCGGAGTCAGAAATCACTCTGATCGATGCTTCTCTGAACAAGATCGAGCCTCAACTGTCTGACTGGAAAGGGGAATCGACGAGCTTCGACGGCACTCTTAAAAACCTCAAGTTGAAATTGATGCAACTCCCGATCATTGACGGCTTCAATGGGCGTGAGCGGATTACCCAGGATTGGATGCCGAAGCTTGAGATCGATCTGGGGGGAATGTCCAAAGTCGCTCGCTTCGACCGGTGTCGTACGTGTCACGCCATGATCGATTCGGTGAATACCGGTACGGAACCGGCGTTTCCGCATGGGGATGGCAAGGACGGAACGTACGCTCATCCGTTCGCGTCACACCCCAGGCTTGATCTGTATCTGACTTCGTCAAGCCCTCACCCCCTCCCCCGTTTTGGCTGCACGGTCTGCCATGAAGGTCAGGGATCCGGAACGTCATTTTCCAATGCCGCACACACGCCGAATGACCCGGCTGTGATGTCGAAATGGGAGCATGATCATAAGTGGTTTGACAATCACTACTGGGAACATCCCATGTATCCTGAACGGTTCCAGGAGTCGGGCTGTATCAAGTGTCATATCAACGTCACCGAACTGGGGGTCAACGATAAATTCGGAGCATCAGCGCCGAAGGTGTTCAAGGGCTACCAGTTGGTTAAGACCTATGGTTGCTTCGGTTGCCATGAAATATCAGGATTTGATGGAACCCGAATTGTTGGCCCCGATTTGAGGCTGGAACCGTCGACTCCCGAAGAAGCTGAACGAATCGCAAATGACCCTCTCCAGGTTGCTGGCAAGATGCGGAAAGTCGGACCGTCGTTACGGCACTCAGCATCGAAGTCCGACGAAGGTTTTGTGGCCTACTGGACGGAAGAACCTCGCCGATTCCGCCCCACCACTCGGATGCCTCAGTTCTTCAAGCTGGATAACCAGCATGATGAAATGGCCAAGACCTTCACTCCTGTGGAAATTGCGTCGGTTGCACACTACCTGCAGTCAAAGTCAGCACCTTTCGAGACGCTTTCGCCTGCCGCGGACTACAAGCCAGATGCTGAAAGAGGCAAGAATTTCTTCGCGACCAAGGGATGCGCTGTTTGCCACGTCCATGAAGAAGTTCCTGGCGTGGGTGCCACATTCGGTCCCGAGCTTTCAAAAATCCATGGCAAGTTGAAGGAAGGCAAGACAGGTTTCGACTGGCTCTATACGTGGATTCGTGAGCCCGAACGCTATCACCCCCGCACGAAGATGCCCCATCTTTACCTTGATGCGGAATCAACGGCCGACGGCACAATTGATCCGGCCGCCGACATTGCGGCGTTTCTCTTAAAGCTGGAAGGCGAGCCCTCCAGCTTCAAACCGACCGCGACCTATGAGGCGCCTGCAGTTGATGACGCCGCTCTGGATTCATTGATCCGGTCGATGCTCTCGAAGATGTTGACAAGCACTCAGATCACGGAATTGCTGGAAACTGGCAAGTTCCCCCTTCCGGTGGAAAAGATTAAGACCGACGAAATTGAACTGGTTGGAAATGAGGGTGAGTTCTCCGCAGACGAATGGAAGCAGCGGAAACTGGCGTACGTGGGACGAAAAACGATTACCAAGTACGGCTGCTACGGCTGTCATGACATCCCGAATTTCGAGAACGGCCGTCCTGTGGGAACAGCTCTGCAGGATTGGGGCAAGAAGGATCGCTCGCGACTTGCCTTCGAGCATATTCATGAGTACCTGCATCATCACGGAAACCCGAGTCTCGGCGTTGAGTTCGAAGCCATTACCGCGAAAACGGCGCAGCGGCTGAAACTCGAAAAAACAGAGGGTGTCCGTGTCTCGAACACGAAGGCAGGTCAGAGTCCTGCTGGTGACAAGCTGATTCTTGACGACGTTATCGTCAACTTTGACGGCGTCGCGATTCACAATCCCCAGCAGCTTCAGGACCGCCTCAGCCGTACGGTGGTTGGTTCAGAAACAACGGTGACTGTGCTGCGAAACGGTGAAGAAAAAATTCTGCACATCATTCCCGATGGTTCGATGCTTGCTCGCGTCGAAGAGGGGATCGGGCGCGGAAAGCGAGGTGAATTCAAGGTCCCCGCAGAGGCTGATCGCGAGCTCTCTGCCGCATTCTATTACGAAAGTCTGATTCACCATGGCCGCCCTGGTTTCCTGTGGCAGAAATTGAGGCAGCCACGCAGCTACGACTACAAGTCCATCGAAACCAAGTCATCCTATGATGACCGCCTGCGGATGCCAAAATTCCCGCTGTCCGAAGAAGAAATTGATGCGATTGCCACATTTGTCGTTGGATTGATCGCGGAACCTCCCGCGCCGGAGTATCTGTTCAACCCTGGCGGGGCTGCTGGGGCGAAGATTCGTGGAGAGCAGTTGATCGAGCAGTACAACTGCTCGGGCTGTCATATGTTGGAGATGCCCAAGTTCCGCTATGGCGCCGATGTGGAAAACTTGACTCCTTCAGACACTTCGTCAGAGTACCCGGAAGCGGTCCAGTTGCTGATGCAGCTTCGACCGCCGCGCAATGGCTTGTCTGGCGGTTCCAAGACCGTCACGGTCGACGGCGAGAAGAAGTCCCTTCCGCTCGTCGATTTCCATGGACTGGTTGCGAGTGCGCCGAATCCTGAGGATGATCCGGAAGACCAGGAGTATGTGGTTGAACTTTGGGAAACGTTGAAGATCGCGGGGAAAGACTTCCTGCCGACCTACAAGTTCATTTTCCCCGCGGCAAATCTGGACGCGATTGAGCCCGCTCGCGGTGGTCGATACGCCGAGTGGCTGGTCGATCGGTTGCTGGAAACGCGACAGGCGAATGAACGTGCACTCGCCTGGCAGATGTCGCCTCCGCCGCTTTACAAGGAAGGAACAAAGGTTCAGACGCCGTGGTTGTTCAATTTCCTGAAGAATCCGGGCAAGATCCGACACACAACTGTTCTGCGGATGCCTCGGTTCAACATGAGCAATGACGAGGCTCAGTCGCTTGCGAACTACTTCGCAGCCGTTGATGGGACGCCGTACCCCTATCAGTTAATTGCTGAACGTGAACCGGCGTACCTGAGCCAGCGGAATGCCGAGTTCCACAGCAGCTTCCCGGACAAGACGAATGATTATTTGTCCGAGTCTTGGAAAATGCTCAATGTTCCCCTGTGCATCAAGTGCCACTCTGTCGGTGGCAACCAGGTGAAAATTACCGATCCCGCCATGGACATTCGTGGTCCCAATCTGGACTTCGCGGCAGATCGATTGCGTCCTGACTGGATGATGTTATGGTTGTACAAGCCCAACTGGATCACCCCCTACACATCCATGCCCGTCCCATACCCGCCGCAGCAGCCGGGGGATAAGCCTCGGTCGCCCGAATTGTTTGGCGGTGATGGGTTGAAGCAGACGATTTCGTTGCGGGATGCGTTGATCAACTACCACCACTTGCTGGAACGCGAAGGGAAGGCTGAGTCTCAACCTGCTCCCGAATCAACAACTGCAGGAGGTGGAGAATGA
- a CDS encoding ABC transporter permease yields the protein MSAWHITSKDLLLLFQDRRALVLLLILPLMFISIVGMSTGQLLTRDESTERFKIAVVDLDATETSHDLVADLSRKPELLITTVASESLGKELMARGDASLVLVIGDQFEERVEELSLSDIFNPKEALAVSGLSAIDLNVHMKPNSAGLGRLLEGVLRAQVIGFVAPITARKNPVTRAWVTPREETEDEAGMVGLVESESPKSSSKVNGVYLWVVPGFTVMFAFFVISIMARSFIIERDQGTLRRLMMAPINTVSVLLGKTVPFFLTSVLQCSLLFLCGRILFGMPWGNQPFYLIPVILSTSAAATALGLLLSTLVHTDQQVSSYGTTLILMFSSISGCFFPRELFPKAMRQISLVTPHAWSLKAFDAVLTQPVVDPQAVLMCCGMLLVFAAVFFTTGWWRFRLSAQG from the coding sequence ATGTCTGCCTGGCACATCACTTCAAAAGATCTTCTGCTGCTATTTCAAGACAGACGAGCACTCGTGCTGTTGCTCATCTTACCCCTGATGTTCATTTCGATTGTCGGGATGTCGACCGGACAGTTGCTGACGCGCGACGAATCGACCGAACGTTTCAAAATTGCCGTCGTTGACCTGGACGCAACCGAGACCTCGCACGATCTGGTCGCTGACCTGTCCAGGAAGCCTGAGTTACTGATTACCACCGTTGCCTCTGAATCCCTTGGAAAAGAACTGATGGCGCGCGGGGACGCGTCGCTGGTTCTGGTGATCGGAGATCAATTTGAAGAGCGGGTGGAAGAATTGAGTCTGAGTGACATATTCAATCCGAAAGAGGCATTGGCGGTTTCGGGACTGAGTGCCATTGATCTCAATGTTCACATGAAGCCTAACTCTGCCGGATTGGGACGGCTGCTGGAAGGTGTTCTCCGCGCGCAGGTAATTGGCTTTGTCGCTCCGATTACGGCACGAAAAAACCCGGTGACCCGTGCCTGGGTGACACCCCGGGAAGAGACGGAAGACGAAGCGGGTATGGTTGGGCTGGTCGAGTCGGAATCGCCGAAGTCCTCGTCTAAAGTGAATGGAGTCTATCTCTGGGTAGTTCCCGGATTCACCGTCATGTTTGCGTTCTTCGTGATCAGCATCATGGCACGGTCATTCATCATCGAACGAGATCAGGGGACGTTGCGCCGGCTGATGATGGCACCCATCAACACCGTTTCCGTTCTGTTAGGTAAGACCGTTCCGTTCTTCCTGACTTCCGTACTCCAGTGCTCGTTGCTGTTTCTATGCGGACGAATTCTGTTTGGCATGCCTTGGGGAAACCAGCCGTTCTATCTGATTCCCGTGATCCTCAGCACGTCCGCCGCCGCGACGGCACTCGGGCTTTTGCTGTCAACTCTTGTTCACACAGATCAGCAGGTTTCCTCATACGGAACGACGTTGATTCTGATGTTCAGCAGCATCAGTGGTTGTTTCTTTCCGCGTGAACTGTTTCCCAAAGCGATGCGCCAGATCAGTCTGGTCACTCCTCACGCGTGGTCCCTCAAGGCGTTCGATGCGGTGCTGACACAGCCGGTGGTTGATCCGCAGGCGGTCCTGATGTGCTGCGGTATGCTGCTGGTCTTTGCGGCCGTGTTTTTCACGACCGGCTGGTGGCGATTCCGGCTGAGCGCACAGGGATGA
- a CDS encoding ubiquinol-cytochrome c reductase iron-sulfur subunit — protein MEEKKPSTADILAKIRAQKAAAEAKPGEAPAAVPETTPPAEPAATVETPAAKEAPSVAKPAAAAGPKPTSTKDILAAIRAGGAKPGAAPATAAPDALVAATPPAAAAAAAPKVAAAAGPKLSTQEMLQKIREAKGAGSAAPAATAATVKPTTPVAAPPMPAKPTPAGKSGKPTATQRGMAGLSVVATLCAVFLVLGFLTGSSLLIGAGILVWGLLLSPFAAAWAAVTGVGGILTLGTARFMFPNVLVEPPSKFKVGPLSDYPLNTVSNKWKDQFGIWIVHTDQYEGRNLIFALASVCTHLGCTPNWLDGEQKFKCPCHGSGFYMTGINFEGPAPRPLERMGLRVAEDGMLEVNKSVKFQEEMGQWADSTSFVEVV, from the coding sequence ATGGAAGAGAAAAAGCCTTCCACTGCCGATATTCTGGCCAAGATCCGCGCTCAAAAGGCTGCGGCGGAAGCGAAACCCGGCGAGGCGCCTGCTGCAGTTCCCGAAACAACACCCCCTGCCGAGCCAGCGGCAACAGTTGAAACTCCCGCAGCAAAAGAGGCTCCCTCCGTTGCCAAGCCTGCAGCGGCTGCGGGCCCTAAGCCAACTTCCACAAAAGATATTCTGGCGGCAATTCGTGCCGGCGGTGCAAAGCCCGGGGCGGCACCTGCCACTGCGGCTCCTGACGCGCTGGTCGCAGCGACGCCACCTGCTGCTGCTGCTGCTGCTGCACCGAAGGTCGCTGCTGCTGCGGGGCCCAAGTTAAGCACGCAGGAGATGCTGCAAAAAATTCGGGAAGCGAAAGGGGCCGGGAGTGCTGCTCCTGCGGCCACCGCAGCGACGGTCAAGCCGACGACACCGGTTGCTGCTCCACCGATGCCGGCAAAGCCAACGCCAGCAGGAAAGTCAGGCAAGCCCACCGCCACGCAACGTGGAATGGCGGGGTTGTCGGTTGTTGCCACGCTCTGTGCTGTCTTTCTGGTGCTTGGTTTTCTGACGGGAAGTTCCCTCCTGATTGGTGCGGGCATTCTCGTCTGGGGATTGTTACTCAGTCCCTTCGCTGCCGCCTGGGCTGCAGTCACGGGAGTCGGAGGAATCCTCACGCTGGGGACGGCCCGATTCATGTTTCCCAACGTGCTTGTTGAACCTCCTTCCAAATTCAAGGTTGGTCCGCTGTCGGACTATCCGCTGAATACTGTTTCGAACAAGTGGAAAGATCAGTTCGGTATCTGGATCGTGCACACCGATCAGTACGAGGGCCGCAATCTGATTTTCGCCCTTGCGTCGGTCTGTACCCACTTGGGATGCACGCCGAACTGGCTCGACGGAGAGCAGAAATTCAAGTGCCCCTGTCACGGATCGGGCTTCTATATGACGGGGATCAACTTTGAAGGACCTGCTCCTCGTCCGCTGGAACGGATGGGGTTGCGAGTCGCTGAAGACGGGATGCTCGAAGTGAACAAGAGTGTCAAGTTTCAGGAGGAAATGGGCCAGTGGGCCGACTCGACCTCTTTCGTTGAAGTTGTCTGA